The following coding sequences lie in one Mercenaria mercenaria strain notata chromosome 5, MADL_Memer_1, whole genome shotgun sequence genomic window:
- the LOC128557044 gene encoding iduronate 2-sulfatase-like, producing MHTPNIDALASRSLLFKRAYVQQAVCSPSRTSFLTGRRPDTTHVYNLVTNFRTVGGNFTTLPEYFKMHGYRTFGIGKIFHGDIASGGDDLQSWTEPYFHGVFNYANENGSFPSWMAIPDSELKTKPLVDRQIADHAVKTLRTLAPTAKTGETKFFMAVGFRKPHLPFVFPESVMRNFYPRRTIRLPSNPYAPVNMPSIAWFPNPELRYHYTDIIALNASGAT from the coding sequence ATGCATACGCCAAATATAGACGCTCTCGCATCAAGAAGCCTACTTTTCAAACGTGCATACGTCCAGCAAGCTGTGTGCTCCCCAAGCAGAACCTCATTCCTAACTGGCCGCCGACCGGACActacacatgtttataacttGGTTACTAATTTTAGAACTGTTGGTGGAAATTTTACAACTTTACCGGAATACTTTAAGATGCACGGATACAGAACGTTTGGTATTGGCAAAATATTTCACGGTGACATTGCATCTGGAGGTGACGATCTACAATCCTGGACTGAACCTTACTTCCATGGAGTTTTCAATTATGCGAATGAAAATGGAAGTTTTCCCAGTTGGATGGCCATTCCAGACAGTGAACTTAAAACCAAACCACTGGTGGACAGACAAATTGCAGACCATGCAGTAAAAACACTGCGAACATTGGCTCCAACTGCAAAAACAGGGGAAACTAAATTCTTTATGGCTGTTGGATTCCGTAAACCACATCTTCCCTTCGTTTTCCCAGAATCTGTTATGCGAAACTTTTATCCAAGAAGAACAATTCGGTTACCATCTAACCcatatgcacctgtcaatatgcCTAGCATAGCATGGTTCCCTAACCCAGAGCTGCGTTATCACTATACCGATATTATCGCGTTAAATGCGAGTGGTGCAACCTGA